The genomic DNA AACTGTGCACAGTCGATAATTGCATAATCTCTACCTCTGATGCTCCACTGTACAAAGCCTTCCCCTGTGTGCCCAACTCCTCCTTCTGAAAAGGAAAGACATGCATTCTACCAATTATTTCCTTGCTGTTGGGTGTAATTGTGCTCTAAAATAAACTCTTACTCTCAGACCAAATTATTGgttaaatgaatgtttattactAAGTACATTTAACTATCACTGTTACCATAAAGAGGGGCACACACCCAACCACAATCGTAAATTaatccatgaaaagaaaaaggagccagTCATAATTATGTATTCTTTTCAAAGTGCAATAAATTTTCAGCAGGCTAATAAAATGAGATCTGACATATAATAACCTATCATTCTGCCATATTCTTAAATCTTAACTGCTTACAATGAATGATGCTAATATTTTACAAAGGTACACAGTACAGTCAGTAATAAGTTATCATCTCTGGAAAGAAAAGTCTTCGCGGTGTACTCACCTAAAATATTTAATGCAtaattgcttaaaaataaaataggatagaCTTCATGAACCTAATGTAATTAAAAGAATGTTAATGCTTTACAATTACATTGTCACACATAATTTCATTGACCACCTTTTGAGGCAGGTTGGGATTATTTTCCCTAATCTATGGATAGGGAAATTGAGATTTAAAGGGTTTAGGTGACTTGCCATGGGCCACTCAGCTAATCAGTGATAAAACTGGGAGCATTATTCAAGTCTCAAAGGTCCCATTGCTCTATTCACTACATGTTTCTTCCAGGATTGTTGATGTTAGGATCTCAGCAAGATTCACAACTGATCTCTCCATGATCATGTCAGAAAACCCTTATATAACACAGGTGTCAGAGATCAAAGATAATACCATCATTGGCTGTTACCCTTTAAAGCGAAAAAGACAGGTTCTGCATTTTTTGCACAAAATGGAAGCCACAGAAACCGTTCCTGCTATAGAGCAAGAGTTGCCACAGACCCAGGCTGAGACAGGGTCCGGAACAGAATCTGACAGTGATGAATCAGTATCCGAGCTTGAGGAGCAGGATTCCACACAAGCAGCCGACCtagcagcagcagctggaaaCCATGAACAACCAGTCAGTAAGGCAAAATAAAGCCGGAGTGAAAAGAAGGCCCAGAAGGCTATGTCCAAACCGGGTCTTCGACAGGTTACAGGGGTTATTAGAGTCACTATCTGGAAACCGAAGCAAATCTTCTTAGTCATCACAAAACCAGATGTCTACAAGAGTCCAGCTTCAGGTACCTACATAGTTTTGGGAGAAGCCAAGATCGAGGTTTTATCTCAGCAAGCGCAGCTGGCAGCTGCCGAGAAATTCAAAGTTCAAGGTGAAGTGTCTCCAACGTTCAAGAAAACACAGACTCCAGCTGCACAAGAGGAGAGTGAAAAGGAAGAAGCTGATGAAACAGATGTGGAAGTTAAGGATATAGAATTGGTCATGTCACAAGCAAATTTGTCAAGAGCAAAGGCAGTCTGAGCCCTGAAGAACAACAGTAACGATATTGTAAATGCTATTCTGGAATTAACAATGTAACCATCTGAAAACCAGGACCTTTTTTGGTATTTCAAAAGAGTATCTGTAGCTTGGTTTGAAATTTGTActgttttataattaataaagtTATGGCTTCttggatgaaaaaataaagtgaaaggaTGTATTCTACTTTattcaattgtttatttattcaaacaacaaataattaaaaacctacatatgtgccaggcattgggctaGGATCTATTATACTCAGCTGTATTAGTTAcctttgctgcataacaaataatCCCAAAACGTAAGGACTtataacaacaaacatttattatctcacagtttctgtgggccaggaattTGGGAGTGGCTTAGCTCAGTGGTATTGGCTCAGGACCTCTCCTGAGGTACCGTGAAGATGTTGATAAGGCATGCAGTCATGTGAAGGCTTGACtagggctggaggatctgcttccaaattcactcacatggctgttttCAGGAGTCCTCAGTTCCTCACTGACTGTTGGCTGGAAGCCTTAATTACTCATAGCATGGGCCTCTCTATAAGTTGCCTCAGTGTCCTTAAAACATGACAACTATCTTTCTCCAGCAGGCAATcccagagagagaacaagaggaaaactggcatatattttataatctcCCCCAAGAAGTCACACTATGTCATTTCTACATTCTGCTCATGAGAACAAGTCAGTAGGTATAGTCCAAACTCAAGGTGAGGGAACTTAAGCTCCACCTTTTGAAGAAAGAAGTATCAAAGAACttatggatatattttaaaactactacTCCAGTGAATACAATTTAATCTACAGAATTTAATCTAATCATTACAAAATGACTTGTTAATCTAATTGTAAAACTATTGGGGTATTGAAAGGGAAACTAAGTGTACTAAAGTAGAGAGTGGTCTTTTACTGTTGttattgcttgtttgtttccattttgtgcCCCCATTTTCATCTCActctattaaaaaattatacacataatGCTAAATGATGACTTGTCCTATCTTATTATATCAATTAAGAATTCAATTCAGTGCTtataaaagaaaacccaaacaataaaactttaaataggagggatttatttttcctgacaTAACAAATCCAGAAATGGGCAGTCCAGAGCTGGTAAGCTGGCCCTTTAAAGAAATCATGAATGAACCCAGGCACCTCTGGCTTCCTACACTATTCATAGTGTGTGGGGTTTTTGTAATTATGGTTGAAATAtggctgctcctcctccagcttcctgtCACTGTTCCAGGTAAGAAAAAGGATGGGTGCAGGTCCAACAACTAAAAGGACATTTCTTTCATGAAGCTTTGAGCCTCTCCTGGCAACATCCACTTTCATTTTATTGGAGGGTCACATGGCCAACGATGGCTTACAGGAGTCTGGGGaagtggtaaatatttttaactggaCATACTGTCAccctgaaaaaaaatcagagttctaTTAGCAAGGAAGAAAGTATATTGGTTGAAACAACTAGCAGTGTCTACCACCCTGATCCAAGGAGCCTTGACACACATTATTCTGCTCCCAGAGTTTCGACACACATTATTGAAACACCACACCAGACAGACAACCATATTGTCCAAGGTTTATCTGTGTTTCAAATGAGAGAATCTGGTTGTTTTGAGTCCCATACATAAAGCATATTCTTTGGAGTAAccacaattttcctttttctagtggATAATGTTGAAGAATTGGCTGAGATTAACGTcccttctaggaatttgtccaagGAGATAATTGCACATTGTGCAAAAGTACGTGCATAAACAAGTTGATCAAAGACttgtttataatattaaaaatttggaaaaaacataaatgtcAATCAATAGAATACTGGTTAGATAAATGATGGTACGTCTACTTAATGGACattgcaactttttaaaatgatcttaTTCATGATATACTTTTCAGTGAGAAAAGAACTGTGCACATAAGATCCAGTTATGaaatattgtatttatatgtctttgtgtggttttttcctttatgtctgGAAGAATGtaatacaaactttaaaaaatggttatcTGTGGATTATGGGATTTGGACAAATTTTATTGGTATTTGTTTGAATAAGTATGtaacattttcatgaaaataaaagctattttcaaaaatacCCAAAAGGGCGGGAGTGGCCGATTTGATCTGGTATTGTTCATACCAACATTCCTTCTTGCCAGTAATTTTCTTAGACATGTTGTGGCTGAACTTATCTTTGGAAGGATTCCTTATCTTTTCTCAGTGGAAAAATGTTATTCATGATAaattccaataaaattaaaataaagtaaggAAGCCTGAgtattttcgttttgttttgctttctgtttggaaCACTGTCACCTCTGGAAGAGTCTCCTTTCCTTGTTTTACAGTGGCTGTGGAAGGGAAGAGGGTCAGGCCAGGCAATAACTATACACAGgttggggaaggaagaagaggatggaGCTAGGGAGGTAAGCGAGAGCAGTCTGGAGGCATGCGCCAGGGAAAGAGTACTAACCTGGACATCAGGATACTTACACTTCTCTTTTAGCATAGGCCTATCAGTTTACCTTTctgacctcagttttctgatctgaaAAATGAGAGGTTTGGATGAGAATCACTAGATgtgtttaaattcttttggaaGATTCTTTTGGATCTATTAATGGCATATCACAGCAAACTACACTAGAACTGAATCTaaacaaattaaaggaaaaataacaataataacttgCATACATGGTTTATTTCTCACAGGCATGTTAAGTAAATtgccaaggttacacagctaagaGGCCGATGGACCACGATTACAGCCAAGAGCCCACACTCCTAACAGCTATGCTGAAAAGCACTAAAGAACTGCCTGAGGAGGGCATTTAAAGGAAGCTGGATAGCTTTCCCACCCTCAAGCTAGGCCTTGTGGATAGTGGTTAACGCCAATAAAGTCAAGACCTTACCCCTACCTCCTGATTGATGTGCGGTTGCCTCAACGGCTCGCAGGCTCCTCCCTCTAATCCAGCGATAGCTTTCTGATTCAAAGTCTTGTTAGTCAACTAAAAGGGAATGAGTTTTACCAAGCCCTGAGGAAGCTCTTCCTGCCATTGCCTGACAGCACTGAAGTAATGACAGAACCAAAGATCACGTGTGCATACAGGAGGCTTTGTGGTATCACCAACCGGGTTTTCAGTCTTTCCTGGTTCACACATCTGGTTGCCCAGCACCCGTTCACAGACCTCATCCTGCCGTATTTCCTTTCATTAAGGCCAGAGAGACACTGAGTAAAGACAgtagagggcagggaggagaccAGGGAGAAAAAAGAACGGAAAGCAGGGTAGAGGCCAAAAGACTACTGCACGGTTAGAGCCTGCCCTTCAGACAAAGGTCTATAAGGcacccccagcctcagcccctgcTGCTTCACTGCTTTTAGTCCTTCTCAAGATCCAGAAGTTAACGCAACACCCTGTGGCAGGACACGGAAAGCAGATTCCGGCAAGGAGGAGCCGCAAGTGGGCTGTGAGTATCGCTCCTAGAAGACCAGACTTCCCAGACCCCTTCGCAGAAAGGCGGGGCGTGCGCCCGACGGCCAATCCCCGCGTCCGCACGTCTCCGTAGCCccgccccaccctgccccctctCGCTCCGCCCTTCCCTGGGGCTGGTGCGGCGGCGGCGACGTCAGCGCTAGGAGACCCCTGGGTGGCGGCTGCGCCGTCGGCGGGCCGCGGCCTGGACGCGCTGCGGGGAGGGGCGGAGCGAGCGGGCGGGAGCGCGCGCTGGGCCCGcctcggccgccgccgccgccgccgccgccgcggctgCTGCCGGGGAATTATCTGGGCGGCAACGGGCGGCCGGCTAGCGGCTACGAGCCACTTCTGCGGCTGCTAAGAGGAGCGAAGGTCGCCGGTCTCGTGTCGTCCCCCTCTCCGCCCCCAGGAGGGGCGAGAGGGAGCCGCGGCTGATGTCAGGTACGGCCGGCGGAGGCGCCCTCGGGCTGCGGGTCCAAGGTCTCGGttccccctctctcttctctcgtAGTGTGTGTGgtgcgggggttgggggggcgggAGCGTGGAGGGTGGAACCCAACCCAGGGCGCGGCCAAACAGGTGTCTCGGGGTCGTCGCCGGGGTTGGGACATGCCGGCTCCCGAGGGAGGCGCGGGGCACTTCCTGCTCCCGCAGTCTCGGCGGAGTGCCGCTGGGTCCGCCTGCCTCCCGGGCCGCTATCTTGTTGACCTGTGGTCTCCTCTTCGTCGTGGGTCCTCCCCCTTGCCCTCGCGCGCTGGCCGCGGTCGGACGGCGGCGGTGAGGCGGGCTGCTCCCGGGGTCACGACCGGACCACCGAGCAGTCCTGCCCGCCGGGCCCTCCCCGCTGCC from Equus quagga isolate Etosha38 chromosome 8, UCLA_HA_Equagga_1.0, whole genome shotgun sequence includes the following:
- the LOC124243313 gene encoding LOW QUALITY PROTEIN: nascent polypeptide-associated complex subunit alpha-like (The sequence of the model RefSeq protein was modified relative to this genomic sequence to represent the inferred CDS: substituted 2 bases at 2 genomic stop codons); this encodes MSENPYITQVSEIKDNTIIGCYPLKRKRQVLHFLHKMEATETVPAIEQELPQTQAETGSGTESDSDESVSELEEQDSTQAADLAAAAGNHEQPVSKAKXSRSEKKAQKAMSKPGLRQVTGVIRVTIWKPKQIFLVITKPDVYKSPASGTYIVLGEAKIEVLSQQAQLAAAEKFKVQGEVSPTFKKTQTPAAQEESEKEEADETDVEVKDIELVMSQANLSRAKAVXALKNNSNDIVNAILELTM